A window of Komagataella phaffii GS115 chromosome 1, complete sequence contains these coding sequences:
- a CDS encoding One of six subunits of the RNA polymerase III transcription initiation factor complex (TFIIIC) → MAKTKTVDKELDLDDDDDDLFEGIDQLKESLEADDLDDEDYEEISQDYDSDDNAQMGEVLEGQSENFQRGDYLSSSRPISANPAIELGFSDDEELDPDLIDDDADFREALREASNFKPKRKTGGMAAMKRRMRKDRELDPEVRMLLSQANEAFVRGDLQVAQETYGEVIKKDSKSFSAYKTLGEIYKIQGLLNKCVTLWIIAAHLHSWDSEFWSMVAELSYQLGHTSQAIYCYSRGISASDHKDLKAIFDRAVIYREVGQYGRASESFQKLFHIMPTNSTILKELALVYLKQKRISDAIALYKKVFEENKNYRQLIEEDPTSFERLQVPQFGWSELNILSELCSKQGAWRMGISDIKTIARWIQRRESETFWQDQKDDSEFDDRRRSIEAFKALPEVEKQKSHNLPIDIRIQLGFFRLRLKENDEALIHFGYLMDSAIENTADLYLEVGTSLEKIGLFHEALKFLSPLSELEPYHNVELIMIIARCLVETEDYTQAKAAYLSLAQNDPDNIDVLLSLAEVCFHLGENEEANQLFVQIESKKEQLALEDFENEADETMVDIGSTGEPAEPIIDQALILESSRRKGKKRDVYTKDEIADMEQSALARVAHTYSRLKRLGDEPKEKGNFVMKAWLEIAADLIEMFLLSNIFISREKVKRFLALMNRKRTQMLKVGQKITRMKYVREETELARLPETKKLRNTASQLEEFRGLKISEWSDIFFRYCLALASYDDSEEVLMLVEVVKGIEIFTNTKQKTTLVNLLQLSVALQMDDNQLINSTIRNLLVAYQFNSEVFRIFMTFNKSSNDAINVYSDSINSKFFLRQLKAHDSLRLGKKIVGMANLVNQEVDSTRINPYLYHIYSTLLFSKRSYTSSLGYEIKVYREFREDPLICLIIGVSYLNRSIQRVIPNRHFEVLQAFTYFLEYQEIREKKDGSKGIKMETVYNIGRAFHFLGLTTMAIPYYEEVLAMEPVEPDYNLKMEAGYNLANIYNMDGNFQAARRVMEEHLVIN, encoded by the coding sequence ATGGCCAAAACTAAAACCGTTGATAAAGAACTCGACCtagacgatgatgatgatgatctgtTTGAGGGAATTGACCAACTGAAAGAGTCTTTGGAGGCAGACGATcttgatgatgaggattATGAAGAGATATCCCAAGATTACGATAGCGATGATAATGCTCAAATGGGAGAGGTTTTGGAAGGACAATCggaaaactttcaaagaggAGATTatttatcatcatcaagaCCAATCTCAGCAAATCCTGCGATTGAATTGGgattttctgatgatgaagagctCGACCCTGATCtgattgatgatgatgctgaTTTCCGAGAAGCTCTTAGAGAAGCTTCCAATTTTAAGCCGAAGCGTAAGACCGGTGGTATGGCTGCCATGAAAAGACGCATGAGAAAGGATAGAGAACTTGATCCTGAAGTGAGAATGCTTTTATCTCAAGCTAATGAAGCATTTGTAAGAGGAGACTTACAAGTTGCCCAAGAGACGTACGGTGAGGttatcaagaaagattctAAAAGTTTCAGCGCTTATAAGACCTTAGGAGAAATTTACAAGATTCAAGGTCTTTTAAACAAGTGTGTAACCTTATGGATCATTGCTGCTCATTTACATTCCTGGGATTCTGAGTTCTGGTCCATGGTGGCTGAATTATCCTACCAGTTAGGACATACCAGCCAAGCTATTTACTGTTATTCAAGAGGAATTTCTGCAAGCGATCACAAGGATCTGAAAGCCATATTTGATAGAGCCGTAATTTATCGAGAAGTCGGTCAGTATGGTAGAGCTTCTgagagttttcaaaaattgtttCATATTATGCCTACAAATTCAactattttgaaagagctaGCTCTTGtttatttgaaacaaaaacgAATAAGTGATGCAATCGCATTGTATAAGAAGgtatttgaagaaaacaaaaattATCGACagttgattgaagaagaccCCACATCTTTTGAACGGTTACAAGTTCCGCAGTTTGGATGGTCAGAGTTGAATATCCTTTCTGAACTATGTAGCAAACAGGGGGCATGGAGAATGGGGATTTCTGATATTAAGACTATTGCACGCTGGATTCAGCGTCGTGaatctgaaactttttggCAGGATCAGAAGGATGATTCAGAATTTGATGACAGGAGACGCTCGATAGAAGCTTTTAAGGCCCTTCCAGAAGtagaaaaacaaaagagtCATAACTTGCCGATTGATATAAGGATTCAATTAGGATTCTTTAGGCTGCGTCTCAAAGAGAATGATGAAGCTTTAATTCATTTCGGTTATCTTATGGATTCTGCTATCGAGAATACAGCGGATCTTTATTTGGAAGTTGGaacttctttggaaaaaatcGGATTGTTTCACGAGgctttgaaatttctcTCACCATTATCAGAGCTAGAACCTTATCATAATGTGGAATTGATTATGATCATAGCTAGATGTTTAGTTGAGACCGAAGATTATACGCAAGCAAAAGCAGCTTACTTGTCTCTTGCTCAAAATGACCCAGATAATATAGATGTTTTACTATCTTTGGCAGAAGTATGTTTCCACTTGGGAGAAAATGAGGAAGCCAATCAACTatttgttcaaattgaatcaaagaaggaacAATTAGCTCtcgaagattttgaaaatgagGCAGATGAGACTATGGTTGACATAGGTTCAACTGGAGAGCCTGCTGAACCAATAATTGATCAAGCTTTGATTCTTGAGAGTAGTCGAAGAAAAGGGAAGAAACGGGACGTATACACCAAGGATGAAATTGCTGATATGGAACAAAGTGCGTTGGCTCGAGTTGCACATACCTACTCTCGATTGAAAAGGTTGGGGGATGAACCCAAGGAGAAGGGCAACTTTGTCATGAAAGCATGGCTTGAAATTGCTGCtgatttgattgaaatGTTCCTGCTTTCCAACATTTTCATATCTCGAGAGAAAGTCAAGCGATTCTTAGCACTGATGAACCGTAAGCGAACTCAGATGCTGAAAGTTGGGCAAAAGATTACGAGAATGAAATATGTTAGAGAGGAGACAGAACTTGCAAGACTTCCAGAGACAAAAAAGCTACGCAACACAGCTTCTCAGCTTGAGGAGTTCAGAGGATTGAAAATCTCAGAATGGAGTGATATATTTTTTAGATATTGCCTTGCATTAGCATCATATGATGACTCTGAGGAAGTATTAATGCTAGTTGAAGTTGTGAAGGGCATTGAAATTTTTACCAATACTAAACAAAAGACAACTCTGGTTAATTTGCTGCAACTGTCCGTTGCTCTCCAGATGGATGAcaatcaattgatcaactcAACTATAAGAAACTTATTAGTGGCATATCAATTCAACTCAGAGGTGTTCAGAATTTTCATGACCTTTAACAAATCTAGTAATGACGCCATAAATGTTTATTCTGATTCCATTAACTCCAAGTTTTTTCTGAGACAACTAAAAGCTCATGATTCTTTACGTCTAGGAAAGAAGATCGTGGGAATGGCTAACTTGGTGAATCAAGAGGTCGACTCAACTCGAATAAACCCCTACCTTTATCACATTTACAGTACACTGCTGTTTTCGAAGAGAAGTTATACATCTTCATTAGGATACGAAATCAAAGTTTACAGAGAGTTTCGGGAGGACCCGTTAATTTGTCTTATTATAGGGGTAAGTTATCTCAATCGTTCCATTCAAAGAGTGATTCCAAATAGACACTTTGAAGTTTTACAAGCTTTTACTTATTTCTTAGAGTATCAAGAAataagagaaaaaaaagatgGCTCCAAAGGGATTAAAATGGAGACAGTTTACAACATTGGAAGAGCATTCCACTTTTTGGGGCTTACGACCATGGCCATCCCGTACTATGAAGAAGTTTTAGCAATGGAGCCAGTGGAACCAGACTAtaatttgaaaatggagGCAGGCTATAACCTCGCCAATATATACAACATGGATGGAAATTTTCAAGCTGCCCGTAGAGTCATGGAGGAACACTTGGTGATAAACTAA
- a CDS encoding Protein with a positive role in the multivesicular body sorting pathway, translating into MAISRLRHLQEKKSALTKQQRRQMGDLLIQRKEESARIRVEGIIREDILVELLEYLELYCELLLARIGLINESPKCDPGLEEAVKSIIYAAPFTEVKELMTIRDITSHKYGKEFAQAALTNEDGIVPEKIVKRCSVQPPSEELIDLYLVEIAKTYNAPFSKLPRAENPESEPDLESEDEDTPNDSEKTKKTAGPVYVKKGDQDLDELKKRFEALKR; encoded by the coding sequence ATGGCGATCTCTAGACTACGTCATCTacaagagaagaaaagtgCCTTGACCAAACAACAGCGAAGGCAAATGGGAGATCTGTTaattcaaagaaaggaagaaagtGCCAGGATTCGTGTGGAAGGAATTATAAGAGAGGATATTTTGGTAGAACTATTGGAATATCTGGAACTGTATTGCGAGCTTTTGTTGGCCAGAATTGGGCTGATCAATGAATCACCCAAATGTGACCCAGGGCTAGAAGAGGCCGTTAAGAGTATCATATATGCCGCCCCGTTTACAGAGGTGAAAGAACTGATGACAATCAGGGATATCACTAGTCATAAGTATGGGAAGGAATTTGCTCAAGCTGCGTTAACTAATGAAGACGGCATCGTACCGGAAAAGATCGTGAAACGATGCTCAGTCCAACCTCCTTCTGAAGAGCTAATTGATCTGTATTTGGTTGAAATTGCCAAGACATACAATGCTCCCTTTTCCAAATTACCTCGGGCTGAAAATCCAGAATCAGAGCCCGATCTAGAATCTGAAGACGAAGACACCCCGAATGATTCTgaaaaaacaaagaagacaGCAGGACCTGTTTACGTGAAGAAGGGAGACCAAGATTTAgatgaattgaaaaagcGTTTTGAAGCTCTGAAAAGATAG
- a CDS encoding multi-metabolic pathway regulator RTG1, which yields MDSNQWPKAERPFQENEILDFSSLDNILDTDTEFGRSTSKHVQHTDPPLQQDQLLTYNIDQASQNTPSPNFYPSSIDVKQSLSKALPASHNVKSESPQQAEYNSNEDSNNQSESNINTAKSRRSSVVTTPGGTIVERKRRDNINERIQDLLTVIPESFFLDPKDKAKATGTKDGKPNKGQILTKAVEYIHCLQQDIDDRNRQEVALSLKLKNLEIAHNVPEERREDLKNTSAEKGLGSIGVGPLAD from the coding sequence ATGGATAGTAATCAATGGCCCAAGGCGGAGCGTCCgttccaagaaaatgaaatcttGGACTTTTCCAGCTTGGATAATATACTCGACACTGATACTgaatttggaagaagtaCCAGTAAACATGTACAACACACAGACCCCCCACTGCAACAGGACCAGTTGCTGACATACAATATAGACCAGGCGTCACAAAATACTCCCTCTCCTAACTTCTATCCTTCAAGCATTGATGTTAAGCAGTCTCTTTCAAAGGCTTTACCCGCCTCGCATAATGTCAAGTCCGAATCTCCACAACAGGCCGAGTACAACAGCAATGAGGATTCCAACAATCAATCCGAATCAAATATAAATACAGCGAAGTCCCGGAGGAGCTCAGTGGTGACAACTCCAGGTGGGACTATTGTTGAGCGCAAGCGCAGAGACAATATCAATGAACGTATACAGGACCTACTCACTGTTATTCCGGAGTCTTTTTTCCTAGACCCCAAGGATAAAGCAAAAGCTACAGGTACCAAAGATGGAAAGCCTAATAAGGGGCAAATTTTAACAAAAGCAGTAGAGTATATTCATTGTCTTCAACAGGATATTGACGATAGAAACCGTCAAGAGGTCGCTTTGTCcttgaaactcaaaaacTTAGAGATTGCTCATAATGTACCGGAAGAACGCAGAGAAGATTTAAAAAATACCTCTGCCGAAAAGGGCCTGGGTAGCATTGGTGTTGGACCACTAGCAGATTGA
- a CDS encoding Non-essential tetra-spanning membrane protein found mostly in the late Golgi: MFKSTLNKIPGVNLGNDYSILPTTIPQRSEQFSPSSSSTFKSTFQKFNPFSTDGDITLDNEDVATSDPGMFELSRWDRMLIFAVLIAGSAVCFIICVLLFPVLTIKPTKFALLWTMGSVFFLASFGVLQGAKNYFIHLTSAERLPFTMGYFASITATLVFAVVLKSTILVILSCIVQFIAMIWYFISYFPGGKHGLRFTSGIARSQVESWMNS, encoded by the coding sequence ATGTTCAAGAGTACCCTTAATAAAATTCCAGGCGTCAACCTGGGGAATGACTATTCGATTCTTCCCACTACAATTCCACAGAGATCTGAACAATTTTCACCCTCATCTAGCTCAACCTTCAAATCAACATTTCAGAAATTCAATCCTTTCTCCACTGATGGCGATATTACTTTAGACAATGAAGACGTGGCTACTAGCGACCCTGGCATGTTTGAACTTTCAAGGTGGGACAGAATGCTAATATTCGCCGTTTTAATTGCTGGAAGCGCAGTTTGTTTCATCATTTGTGTCTTATTATTTCCCGTCCTCACAATAAAACCCACCAAGTTTGCTTTATTATGGACAATGGGTTCCGTTTTCTTCCTTGCATCCTTTGGGGTGCTTCAAGGGGCCAAAAACTATTTTATTCATCTGACATCTGCTGAAAGACTTCCCTTTACTATGGGGTATTTTGCAAGTATCACAGCGACTTTAGTATTCGCTGTTGTCTTAAAAAGCACTATACTAGTAATCCTCAGTTGTATAGTCCAGTTCATTGCCATGATATGGTATTTCATTAGTTACTTCCCAGGTGGCAAACATGGTCTGAGATTCACAAGTGGCATTGCAAGAAGTCAGGTGGAAAGTTGGATGAACTCATGA